AAATAGCCAAAATCCCGACATGGGACAGTTGCTGTGGGGGGTTGGAGCAAACTGACAGTGCATCTGCACTCTGCAAATGACACCTCTGAACACGGAACACAAGAAAGCTCCTACCACAGAACTCTGACTCAAAACACCGCGTTAGACGAGAGTTGGCTCAACACTGTCAGTAGTGGAGGTGTCGCTCTCCTCGTCAGTGCTGGGTCACACAGAAACGATCCTCATTTACAAACTGCAGATCTTGGAAATCCTGGATGCTGTCCATTTAACAAGAGAAAGCACCATTAAAACTAAATATcatagttttatttctctgtgtgaaaTGATCAAAAATGATGGCTCCAGTGTATGTTCTAAGTTTCCAGTTACCAGCATGGTGCTGCACTGCTGTACAACTGAATTCAAGCAAGGGTTCGCTGTCGAGGTTTTATTCGTGGatataactaaaaaaaatagaataacaGTATTAGGCTTTGCATGGTTAATACCAACTTTAACTGAGGGATACTTATTAGGCAGAACTGGGTGGTTAAGTATTTTGGGGGGGTGAGGTTTTTGTAAGCTTGGGGGTGTTCTTAGGCAACTCCTGAAAAACAagatgcaggaggaaaagggctGATTTACTCCTGCCAATGGCAGCAACATGGCATGGCTGCTCTGAAAATGACGTGGTGCATTTAGCTCAAGATCCAGAACAGACAAAGGATGCTTTTACATAAGTACAAAAATTCCCTGTTGAGTACTCTGGAGAGCTTATTTCCTGCTCTGCAAGGTTCTCTTATGCATTTTGTCCTCAGTAGCTCTCTACTTAGTCACTTTACATTCCTGGCCTCTCGTGACAGTGTTTCCATCTGTCTGAGCAGCATAAACGATGTGCCCACAGTTGTCATCTTCAAGGCTCTTTCCTGTTCTGACACACACACCTATCTTCCTATCTTGTGCCAGGTATTAAAAACATTCCCAAAGAATTATCTGAACCAAGGCTTCAAGCTGCCTAATAGAGTCACTGTGCTTTCCACAAGGGCTCTGTATTTTAGccaagggggagaaaaaagtctTATTAAAACAAACTATATTAAAGAAACTAACTTGCTCAATGACAACCAGCACCAATCTCCTAATAGTAGCCTCTTCTGTTTGTTTACAATGGCACAGAAGCCAGAGAGAATAAAGGTAATTGCTTTACACCACTTCACAGTGCTGTGGATGGTGCACAGAGGGATTCTTACCTAAGATCTATCTGCTGTTCCTACTTCAGGTGCATGTGAAAAATAGAAGGAAGAGTGTGAAAGAACTTACCCCCAGGAGGTTTTTAGGCACATAGCCTTCCTTGTCATTGAGGCGGGCCCACCACCACTCCGTTTCGTTGTCATCCTTGCGCCTCAGAATAGTGATGGCATCGCCCTCATGGAATGACAGCTCATCATTGTTCTGGGCTTCATAATCCCACAGAGCATACACCACCCCTTTATTCATCActcccagcttctcctgcaCTCCTGTTAACAACACCAGATGGTAAAATAGCCTCTTTGTCCcctctgaaatttttattattgacATGGTGGCCCAAGTATTAGTCTCCTGTTAATAACATTTCATGAACAGTTTTCAGCACTTCCATGATGAAATGCTGTCAGAAATTTAACTGCAcgatataaaaaaatattacagaatatttcagagaatgaggttttcctcttttattatACATGTAGCGGAAACTGCTTCCTACAGCAGGCCTTGTACAGAGACACTTGAGGCTTTCGGAATTCACACAATGTCAGATCTGACAGCCTTGAAGCTTAAATCTTctgacagaaattaaaaatttgtctGTTCCATTGAAgtgcttttcttgaaaaatgtattttaataactAAGCACCTTCTGTAAGTTGATTATTCATAaagtgtatttctttctttatgtgATCTGCTAGAAATTTGTGCATCTGGAAGTTAAAAGTCTCTCTTGTTAAAATACTTGACAGCTCAATGTTACAGTCAAACCTTCCTGTAGAAGCATTTCCTTGAAATGAAGccaaattaaaactttaaaaatcttaaCATTTGAAGGAGCCTGAGAAGTAATTCAAAACCCAGAAGGACTAAGACCAACATCACAGTGAAAAGGTTATTCTGGTTTTAGCACTTGGAAAGCACAGGGGCATGATGGGCCTTATCATCCAGTCTGGGGCCTAAGCAGATGTTTCACACAGATCAGAGGGACAAATCAGGATCAATCTTAGCAAAGAGTTGGTAAATGTCACAGCTTACCATACAAAAACTGGGAACACTGAATATAACCTTCTTCCATCTCCTCACACTTGTCTGCAGCAGTTTCTATATCACTTATAGTTGAAGCAAAAATAGCTGCCCCAGATTCAACCAGCAGTTTACAGAGATGAACACTATTGCAAGAAGCTGCACAATGCAAGGGTGtcctgaaataaagcaaaaaaaatgtacatgtgAAAAAAGAAGCTTCCATGAGTCCTAACTTTCATCTTGCCATGTAGAGCCTGtctattttaaaaggaaattgaTGTTTATAGTATGTGTATGCATTGTCTAAAACCTGTCAAGCAGCTAGGGTGGATCTCAGGATTTACCTGACTCCAGTAAAGCCAAGCATTATGAAACAGATGATAGCAAAACTAATAATTTTCACAGCTTACAAAGCTGTGGGTGTAAAAGGGTATTTTCTAATACAAGGAAACCTGAAAGGTAAAACAAAGGTGAGGATTCACATTTCTCCCCCTAAAGACTTCAGGAATGCTACAACTACCTGTAAGGTGAGATTCTTTAAGAACACCAGTATCTGTAATGGGATCTTTGATGAAGAAACTTAAGCAAATTAACTTTTGTCATTTGTTATTTATAGTTTAATTATTTCAGCATCTGAACAAGAAATGCCACTCTACCACTAATTATCACGAACTGTTGTCTAATTTATGGTTTAAGTGTGCTTGCTTGGGAAGCTGTAACCTTGCCTTTGAGTTTGTCTCCACCTACAGCTTAAAGAGTACTCATTTGCTGGAgataaagagaaaggaaattgttCCCAAAACAGGTCTCAGCTACATTTTGAATGTGTATCTAAATGGTGCTTCTCCCAGATACTAGGTTAAAAATCTTGACACTTACCACCCATCACTATCTGCTGCATTTACATTTACACCAAAATCGAGCAGGAACTTCACAATGTGGTGATGACCAGCACACACTGCATTATGCAAAGGTGTGATGCCTTCATCATTTGGTTTACTGGGATCATCAACCTGTTGAAAACATAGATTAGTTCAGCACTTCTTCCTGAATACTGCATAAGGTTTCCCTTGTTTGAAAACTTACCTCATATATGATTCGTTGTACCAGATCAAATTCACCCTCCAGAGAAGCATCTAGGAGGAGAGCCAAGGGATTGAACTTCACTCTCAAACCATGGCCTGTTCTTTCTGAGTTGGGTTTCTTCAAGTTGGTACGTTTTGTCTGGGTAGAGATGAAAGTTGGAAGGCATCATTTCAGGTTGTACAAGTAGAAAAATGATTCATTTATGAATCTTCCTTAAATGATATTTTGAACTATGCAatcatttctatttaaaagtCTCTAAATAAAAGGCTTGATACATTACTACATTTTATGcagtgaaaaaatgaaaaagcaagcCAATATAATTTCAAAGCTTCTAATTAAAGATAATGAGTGCAAGGAATGAAGTACTTAAGTCAGTGTTTTAAGCATCATCATCTTAATTGTATCTAATATAAGCTGTGCATATTACTGGTGGATTATCTGAGACACTGTGAAAACTTTTGCTTAGCCTGGAAAGCACCACACAATTAAGCCAGAGTCTGTACTTAGAGGAATCAATGCCTTGAATTAGCACGAGTCTCTGTGTTAGGTCAGGCCTGGCAAGTTGGGAGTTTTGTTGCAGGAACAGAAAGTACAGAACATGAAGCTATTTTATGTGGCATTCTAGCAGGTGTTAccagaagcagcattttcaagATCTGAAGcacatttaaatgtgttttgagaATATTCTGGATCCCTTACATGTGTCCTTGTCACTTCCTGGgcaaaaaataatctattaCTAACTACAGCTTTTATAGAATGCTTTTAGTCTCTAGCTCTGTAGGATCTGTTTTCTCTTATGGACCTATATAGGATGGCTAtttcagtttggaaaataaacccTTCACATTATGAATAATATTAGTTGCTAGCATATCCCATTCTCCCAGAAGTATCCTGGCCCTTATGGGGCTCATGGAAAACCATACAAAGCCTTGTGCACACTGCAGTTAAATTCTCAGAGGAATGCAAGGTTCCTACCTGTATCTAAAAGTGAGGATGAACCTTGGTTTCAAAGAGTGAGTGATACcacaacaacaaagaaaaagatccagttttttctgtatttttcaattcTCCAAATGTGGTAGATTTTAGTAATGAcaagtatttaaaagattttagtGCAGCTGGAGGATGGACTTTGGAAGCAATTCAAAGTATGTGACAAGCCCATTAGAAGAACATTTCTGCTATCACGagccagctgtgcagctgctggagttAGCCTGGGCCTATTTTCTCTGAGAGGGCAAAAGCAGTGCGGTTTCCCCAGAACAGCTATTTCAGCTTGTCTGCAAATGAAAAAGCTTCCCACTGACATAACTATTTGTATGAAACTAAGGGTAAGCTATCTATGAAAGCCTGGACAAATACATACACAACCTCCCGTTACTTGTTTGCATATTTTCCTTATTAAGCAGCTAGAGTAGTAAAGAATCTAATCCATCAGAATTCTCCCTGGAACtctcctttttttggttttctttctttttaatatcatGAGACTCAAAGTGCAAAGATACCACTGAGCACAAGCTTAGCATATTCCAGTGATGCTTAAGCACAAAGCTAATTCTGTAGTTTACAAAGttgttcttttgctttattaCTTACTGGAGGaagtggaggaggaagagcaggtgGCAAAGGAGCTTCATCTTCTACTGGAGAACTGGCCTCTGGTGTGGGACTGGGTGACTGCTCAGTAGAAGGAACTATAGCAAgattgttgttgttgtcttCAGTTGTCTCAGGTGTTTGATTTGTGGTTTCAGTGCTTATCAGCTCCTCGGTAGCGGGAGAAGGTAACTCATTATCATTGGCATCTGATGAAGGGGGTGGTTCATCAGGGACAGGAACTGTAGGTTGCACGGGGATTGGTTCTTCAATATTGCCATTGGTGCTGGCGTTCCCGTTATCAACGTCAGCTAAGTTGCCTATGAAGTCCTGTGGATTGCTTGGCTGATAAAAAGGAGCACTTTCTATCCCTCCAGCCAGGGTATTAAAGCGCTGATACAATAATTTTTGTATATTGGGTCCACTCGGTCCCTCTGGCTCGGTGATGGAGCTGCGTTTCTTTAACGGCCTCGGAGCATTAGCCAGTTTTCTCCTCAGAGCCTCAAGGTCAGCATCACTCTGATACCGTAGGGGTGAGTGCACAATAGGGGTGAGTTTAGTAGGACTGAGAGGACGGGGAATGTTTTCCACATTGCTGTTTTCACTGGGTGGTGGGGCATTTTCCAGCTCTTGATCTTTTTCAGTGACCTCAGTCTGAGGCTGAGATTGTGGCTGTGAGGGAGACTGGGCAGGCAAAGAGCCATGAAGGAATGGCAAGGGTGAGGGAGAGGTTGAACCAGACTGTAATACAGGTTTTCCataaactgaagaaaagaaagatggaaaacagtGAAGAGCTGTTCTTAAATTGTATAAcaacatatttataaataaactaTTGCTACTTGTTTGATActaatacagaaagaaaaaaaatattgttctggGGActgtcaaaacagaaataaatacttacCTGTTGGTGATGCTGATGCTTCTTACAATTATATACTACAAGTAGCATCTGgaatctttttcctctttcatgaGGAAAcagtaagagaagaaaaactctCTTACCTAGATACTGTTTTTTCAACTTATTTATCAAACTATTGGTAAAGTATCCAGTCTATATTGTTCCAATTGcatcttgttttaaaatgaaaggtttATCAATTCATACTTATTGATAACCTCAAAACTATATTGGATGACTTTGCCGCTATGCTGCATGCACAAAAATAACTTTCCTCACACATACAGACAAGTTTTCCAAACTGATAAGTCAACTAAACCAAGAAAGTAGATCTtaatgtatttcaaagaaaaaaagcaaaatatattctACCTGCTTTTACTGACTTATTTAAAGTATTGTACACAGCTTGCTGGTAATTCTTTGGTGGTGTTGCTTGCTGAAGATACACTGAGTAGATGGAACTGGAATTCACTGTCTGTGGCCCTTTTCTGGGAGACTGAGGTCTGGATCCTTTATCAGCGAGAAAAGGTCTGATTGCCACAGTCAAAGGCAGTTCTGGTCTGCCCTCTCCTCCTGGGAACAAGGGGGGACCGGAGGGTTGATAcgtggggctgggagggactgAAATTCTCTGCTGGATCTGCTGTGAAGAGCTGGGCTGGTGCACGTTGCTGGGTGGCGGGAGAGGAACCGGCCTTTGCCGATTTGCTATACTGGTGCCAGGCCTGGGCAGGCTGCCATCCTTCCTTCTTTCTAGAGAGTTTGTAGAACCTGTTCCTAAGGGAACTGGGCTTGGATAGGTCCCATAGTTCTGAGGCAACTGCTTGCTTACACCAGGAACTGTTGGTGGCACCTTCCCCAGGTCAAGACCCTGTGTAAgaacaataaataatatataccatttaattaaataaagtaCTTCTGAGCAAGAATATCCCTCTTTCAACATACCATACTAGAAATCTTGTGGGACAGCAAaggagacaaaacaaacaatttgTGTTCCTTTATCACTAGATATGATTCTGGGTTTATCAGAGGATCTCATCATACCTCAGACAAAGGCCACTGTTTAAAGGCACCTTCAGTTGTAACACATTCATATCAATTCAAAACTATTTGCATACATGCAAAGCCTGAGTAACTTGTTCTAGGTTCCAGATCTCAGTGTCTAGTTGATAACATACTTGAAAACATATGCTGTCAGTTTACCAAAACAACTTAAAGACCAAGTCCTTATTCTTTAGAGATTATAGTCTTAAAGAATTCATAAAGTACTAGCACAACAGTGGAGACAGATACCACTAGTGGACTCACTTAAGGATGGATTTAATGACTTCTTGTTTGAGACTTTTATGAGAAAAATAGTACATTGAAATAGTAATAATCTCTACAAAGCAAAAAGACTAAGATATGAGTTAGAAATACGTGAAGGAGGGTGGAGAGGATTAGGAGAAGCATAGAGAGAAAAGGGGAGATTagatatataaaagaaaaggaaggaatacAAAGTACTGTAGTTGAAACAAACCCACACATTTGAATGTgataaaaccagaaaggaatggaagaaatacaa
This sequence is a window from Parus major isolate Abel chromosome 5, Parus_major1.1, whole genome shotgun sequence. Protein-coding genes within it:
- the PPP1R13B gene encoding apoptosis-stimulating of p53 protein 1 isoform X1, with translation MKNTLRMVLQNIIKTSKGKSWLPKKTGLNYKQWSKDRIIKKKMILTVFLSNNEQILTEVPITPETTCRDVVEFCKEPGEGSCHLAEVWRGNERPIPFDHMMYDHLQKWGPRREEVKFFLRHEESPAESNEQSGRQPQNQRNGINIPVEKRTENGVGNPRVELTLSELQDMAARQQQQIENQQQMLVAKEQRLRYLKQQERRQQQSVSESEKLQKLKERVETQETKLKKIRAMRGQVDYSKMMNGNLSTEIEHISAMFQEKQQELQAAVLKVDQLTQQLEDLRKGKLNGFQSYNGQMTGPAAVELKKLYQELQIRNRLNQEQNSKLQQQKELLNKRNMEVAMMDKRINELRERLYKKKVEARQKENIPLNRINGTSSPQSSLSASGRVAAVGPYIQVPSAGTYAVPVDPVKPQSLTIAPNSTHGRSKSETDCGCVKKSPDTWKVSDLDIIVDPILSPPTSLQSAVHNVIRLAPTLFDTQHSNDGNWPILKQSSAPVVKPPQISSTDWKESSMDTALKQGTISSQPLPTSVLGSTDKLGLDLGKVPPTVPGVSKQLPQNYGTYPSPVPLGTGSTNSLERRKDGSLPRPGTSIANRQRPVPLPPPSNVHQPSSSQQIQQRISVPPSPTYQPSGPPLFPGGEGRPELPLTVAIRPFLADKGSRPQSPRKGPQTVNSSSIYSVYLQQATPPKNYQQAVYNTLNKSVKAVYGKPVLQSGSTSPSPLPFLHGSLPAQSPSQPQSQPQTEVTEKDQELENAPPPSENSNVENIPRPLSPTKLTPIVHSPLRYQSDADLEALRRKLANAPRPLKKRSSITEPEGPSGPNIQKLLYQRFNTLAGGIESAPFYQPSNPQDFIGNLADVDNGNASTNGNIEEPIPVQPTVPVPDEPPPSSDANDNELPSPATEELISTETTNQTPETTEDNNNNLAIVPSTEQSPSPTPEASSPVEDEAPLPPALPPPLPPTKRTNLKKPNSERTGHGLRVKFNPLALLLDASLEGEFDLVQRIIYEVDDPSKPNDEGITPLHNAVCAGHHHIVKFLLDFGVNVNAADSDGWTPLHCAASCNSVHLCKLLVESGAAIFASTISDIETAADKCEEMEEGYIQCSQFLYGVQEKLGVMNKGVVYALWDYEAQNNDELSFHEGDAITILRRKDDNETEWWWARLNDKEGYVPKNLLGLYPRIKPRQRTLA
- the PPP1R13B gene encoding apoptosis-stimulating of p53 protein 1 isoform X6; its protein translation is MWMKRRKLRVKLQVGNPRVELTLSELQDMAARQQQQIENQQQMLVAKEQRLRYLKQQERRQQQSVSESEKLQKLKERVETQETKLKKIRAMRGQVDYSKMMNGNLSTEIEHISAMFQEKQQELQAAVLKVDQLTQQLEDLRKGKLNGFQSYNGQMTGPAAVELKKLYQELQIRNRLNQEQNSKLQQQKELLNKRNMEVAMMDKRINELRERLYKKKVEARQKENIPLNRINGTSSPQSSLSASGRVAAVGPYIQVPSAGTYAVPVDPVKPQSLTIAPNSTHGRSKSETDCGCVKKSPDTWKVSDLDIIVDPILSPPTSLQSAVHNVIRLAPTLFDTQHSNDGNWPILKQSSAPVVKPPQISSTDWKESSMDTALKQGTISSQPLPTSVLGSTDKLGLDLGKVPPTVPGVSKQLPQNYGTYPSPVPLGTGSTNSLERRKDGSLPRPGTSIANRQRPVPLPPPSNVHQPSSSQQIQQRISVPPSPTYQPSGPPLFPGGEGRPELPLTVAIRPFLADKGSRPQSPRKGPQTVNSSSIYSVYLQQATPPKNYQQAVYNTLNKSVKAVYGKPVLQSGSTSPSPLPFLHGSLPAQSPSQPQSQPQTEVTEKDQELENAPPPSENSNVENIPRPLSPTKLTPIVHSPLRYQSDADLEALRRKLANAPRPLKKRSSITEPEGPSGPNIQKLLYQRFNTLAGGIESAPFYQPSNPQDFIGNLADVDNGNASTNGNIEEPIPVQPTVPVPDEPPPSSDANDNELPSPATEELISTETTNQTPETTEDNNNNLAIVPSTEQSPSPTPEASSPVEDEAPLPPALPPPLPPTKRTNLKKPNSERTGHGLRVKFNPLALLLDASLEGEFDLVQRIIYEVDDPSKPNDEGITPLHNAVCAGHHHIVKFLLDFGVNVNAADSDGWTPLHCAASCNSVHLCKLLVESGAAIFASTISDIETAADKCEEMEEGYIQCSQFLYGVQEKLGVMNKGVVYALWDYEAQNNDELSFHEGDAITILRRKDDNETEWWWARLNDKEGYVPKNLLGLYPRIKPRQRTLA
- the PPP1R13B gene encoding apoptosis-stimulating of p53 protein 1 isoform X2, which translates into the protein MKNTLRMVLQNIIKTSKGKSWLPKKTGLNYKQWSKDRIIKKKMILTVFLSNNEQILTEVPITPETTCRDVVEFCKEPGEGSCHLAEVWRGNERPIPFDHMMYDHLQKWGPRREEVKFFLRHEESPAESNEQSGRQPQNQRNGINIPVEKRTENGVGNPRVELTLSELQDMAARQQQQIENQQQMLVAKEQRLRYLKQQERRQQQSVSESEKLQKLKERVETQETKLKKIRAMRGQVDYSKMMNGNLSTEIEHISAMFQEKQQELQAAVLKVDQLTQQLEDLRKGKLNGFQSYNGQMTGPAAVELKKLYQELQIRNRLNQEQNSKLQQQKELLNKRNMEVAMMDKRINELRERLYKKKVELNRINGTSSPQSSLSASGRVAAVGPYIQVPSAGTYAVPVDPVKPQSLTIAPNSTHGRSKSETDCGCVKKSPDTWKVSDLDIIVDPILSPPTSLQSAVHNVIRLAPTLFDTQHSNDGNWPILKQSSAPVVKPPQISSTDWKESSMDTALKQGTISSQPLPTSVLGSTDKLGLDLGKVPPTVPGVSKQLPQNYGTYPSPVPLGTGSTNSLERRKDGSLPRPGTSIANRQRPVPLPPPSNVHQPSSSQQIQQRISVPPSPTYQPSGPPLFPGGEGRPELPLTVAIRPFLADKGSRPQSPRKGPQTVNSSSIYSVYLQQATPPKNYQQAVYNTLNKSVKAVYGKPVLQSGSTSPSPLPFLHGSLPAQSPSQPQSQPQTEVTEKDQELENAPPPSENSNVENIPRPLSPTKLTPIVHSPLRYQSDADLEALRRKLANAPRPLKKRSSITEPEGPSGPNIQKLLYQRFNTLAGGIESAPFYQPSNPQDFIGNLADVDNGNASTNGNIEEPIPVQPTVPVPDEPPPSSDANDNELPSPATEELISTETTNQTPETTEDNNNNLAIVPSTEQSPSPTPEASSPVEDEAPLPPALPPPLPPTKRTNLKKPNSERTGHGLRVKFNPLALLLDASLEGEFDLVQRIIYEVDDPSKPNDEGITPLHNAVCAGHHHIVKFLLDFGVNVNAADSDGWTPLHCAASCNSVHLCKLLVESGAAIFASTISDIETAADKCEEMEEGYIQCSQFLYGVQEKLGVMNKGVVYALWDYEAQNNDELSFHEGDAITILRRKDDNETEWWWARLNDKEGYVPKNLLGLYPRIKPRQRTLA
- the PPP1R13B gene encoding apoptosis-stimulating of p53 protein 1 isoform X5 produces the protein MKNTLRMVLQNIIKTSKGKSWLPKKTGLNYKQWSKDRIIKKKMILTVFLSNNEQILTEVPITPETTCRDVVEFCKEPGEGSCHLAEVWRGNERPIPFDHMMYDHLQKWGPRREEVKFFLRHEESPAESNEQSGRQPQNQRNGINIPVEKRTENGVGNPRVELTLSELQDMAARQQQQIENQQQMLVAKEQRLRYLKQQERRQQQSVSESEKLQKLKERVETQETKLKKIRAMRGQVDYSKMMNGNLSTEIEHISAMFQEKQQELQAAVLKVDQLTQQLEDLRKGKLNGFQSYNGQMTGPAAVELKKLYQELQIRNRLNQEQNSKLQQQKELLNKRNMEVAMMDKRINELRERLYKKKVELNRINGTSSPQSSLSASGRVAAVGPYIQVPSAGTYAVPVDPVKPQSLTIAPNSTHGRSKSANDGNWPILKQSSAPVVKPPQISSTDWKESSMDTALKQGTISSQPLPTSVLGSTDKLGLDLGKVPPTVPGVSKQLPQNYGTYPSPVPLGTGSTNSLERRKDGSLPRPGTSIANRQRPVPLPPPSNVHQPSSSQQIQQRISVPPSPTYQPSGPPLFPGGEGRPELPLTVAIRPFLADKGSRPQSPRKGPQTVNSSSIYSVYLQQATPPKNYQQAVYNTLNKSVKAVYGKPVLQSGSTSPSPLPFLHGSLPAQSPSQPQSQPQTEVTEKDQELENAPPPSENSNVENIPRPLSPTKLTPIVHSPLRYQSDADLEALRRKLANAPRPLKKRSSITEPEGPSGPNIQKLLYQRFNTLAGGIESAPFYQPSNPQDFIGNLADVDNGNASTNGNIEEPIPVQPTVPVPDEPPPSSDANDNELPSPATEELISTETTNQTPETTEDNNNNLAIVPSTEQSPSPTPEASSPVEDEAPLPPALPPPLPPTKRTNLKKPNSERTGHGLRVKFNPLALLLDASLEGEFDLVQRIIYEVDDPSKPNDEGITPLHNAVCAGHHHIVKFLLDFGVNVNAADSDGWTPLHCAASCNSVHLCKLLVESGAAIFASTISDIETAADKCEEMEEGYIQCSQFLYGVQEKLGVMNKGVVYALWDYEAQNNDELSFHEGDAITILRRKDDNETEWWWARLNDKEGYVPKNLLGLYPRIKPRQRTLA
- the PPP1R13B gene encoding apoptosis-stimulating of p53 protein 1 isoform X3; amino-acid sequence: MMPMILTVFLSNNEQILTEVPITPETTCRDVVEFCKEPGEGSCHLAEVWRGNERPIPFDHMMYDHLQKWGPRREEVKFFLRHEESPAESNEQSGRQPQNQRNGINIPVEKRTENGVGNPRVELTLSELQDMAARQQQQIENQQQMLVAKEQRLRYLKQQERRQQQSVSESEKLQKLKERVETQETKLKKIRAMRGQVDYSKMMNGNLSTEIEHISAMFQEKQQELQAAVLKVDQLTQQLEDLRKGKLNGFQSYNGQMTGPAAVELKKLYQELQIRNRLNQEQNSKLQQQKELLNKRNMEVAMMDKRINELRERLYKKKVEARQKENIPLNRINGTSSPQSSLSASGRVAAVGPYIQVPSAGTYAVPVDPVKPQSLTIAPNSTHGRSKSETDCGCVKKSPDTWKVSDLDIIVDPILSPPTSLQSAVHNVIRLAPTLFDTQHSNDGNWPILKQSSAPVVKPPQISSTDWKESSMDTALKQGTISSQPLPTSVLGSTDKLGLDLGKVPPTVPGVSKQLPQNYGTYPSPVPLGTGSTNSLERRKDGSLPRPGTSIANRQRPVPLPPPSNVHQPSSSQQIQQRISVPPSPTYQPSGPPLFPGGEGRPELPLTVAIRPFLADKGSRPQSPRKGPQTVNSSSIYSVYLQQATPPKNYQQAVYNTLNKSVKAVYGKPVLQSGSTSPSPLPFLHGSLPAQSPSQPQSQPQTEVTEKDQELENAPPPSENSNVENIPRPLSPTKLTPIVHSPLRYQSDADLEALRRKLANAPRPLKKRSSITEPEGPSGPNIQKLLYQRFNTLAGGIESAPFYQPSNPQDFIGNLADVDNGNASTNGNIEEPIPVQPTVPVPDEPPPSSDANDNELPSPATEELISTETTNQTPETTEDNNNNLAIVPSTEQSPSPTPEASSPVEDEAPLPPALPPPLPPTKRTNLKKPNSERTGHGLRVKFNPLALLLDASLEGEFDLVQRIIYEVDDPSKPNDEGITPLHNAVCAGHHHIVKFLLDFGVNVNAADSDGWTPLHCAASCNSVHLCKLLVESGAAIFASTISDIETAADKCEEMEEGYIQCSQFLYGVQEKLGVMNKGVVYALWDYEAQNNDELSFHEGDAITILRRKDDNETEWWWARLNDKEGYVPKNLLGLYPRIKPRQRTLA
- the PPP1R13B gene encoding apoptosis-stimulating of p53 protein 1 isoform X4, which produces MKNTLRMVLQNIIKTSKGKSWLPKKTGLNYKQWSKDRIIKKKMILTVFLSNNEQILTEVPITPETTCRDVVEFCKEPGEGSCHLAEVWRGNERPIPFDHMMYDHLQKWGPRREEVKFFLRHEESPAESNEQSGRQPQNQRNGINIPVEKRTENGVGNPRVELTLSELQDMAARQQQQIENQQQMLVAKEQRLRYLKQQERRQQQSVSESEKLQKLKERVETQETKLKKIRAMRGQVDYSKMMNGNLSTEIEHISAMFQEKQQELQAAVLKVDQLTQQLEDLRKGKLNGFQSYNGQMTGPAAVELKKLYQELQIRNRLNQEQNSKLQQQKELLNKRNMEVAMMDKRINELRERLYKKKVEARQKENIPLNRINGTSSPQSSLSASGRVAAVGPYIQVPSAGTYAVPVDPVKPQSLTIAPNSTHGRSKSANDGNWPILKQSSAPVVKPPQISSTDWKESSMDTALKQGTISSQPLPTSVLGSTDKLGLDLGKVPPTVPGVSKQLPQNYGTYPSPVPLGTGSTNSLERRKDGSLPRPGTSIANRQRPVPLPPPSNVHQPSSSQQIQQRISVPPSPTYQPSGPPLFPGGEGRPELPLTVAIRPFLADKGSRPQSPRKGPQTVNSSSIYSVYLQQATPPKNYQQAVYNTLNKSVKAVYGKPVLQSGSTSPSPLPFLHGSLPAQSPSQPQSQPQTEVTEKDQELENAPPPSENSNVENIPRPLSPTKLTPIVHSPLRYQSDADLEALRRKLANAPRPLKKRSSITEPEGPSGPNIQKLLYQRFNTLAGGIESAPFYQPSNPQDFIGNLADVDNGNASTNGNIEEPIPVQPTVPVPDEPPPSSDANDNELPSPATEELISTETTNQTPETTEDNNNNLAIVPSTEQSPSPTPEASSPVEDEAPLPPALPPPLPPTKRTNLKKPNSERTGHGLRVKFNPLALLLDASLEGEFDLVQRIIYEVDDPSKPNDEGITPLHNAVCAGHHHIVKFLLDFGVNVNAADSDGWTPLHCAASCNSVHLCKLLVESGAAIFASTISDIETAADKCEEMEEGYIQCSQFLYGVQEKLGVMNKGVVYALWDYEAQNNDELSFHEGDAITILRRKDDNETEWWWARLNDKEGYVPKNLLGLYPRIKPRQRTLA